One genomic window of Globicephala melas chromosome 8, mGloMel1.2, whole genome shotgun sequence includes the following:
- the TMEM134 gene encoding transmembrane protein 134 isoform X2 — MSAARPQFSIDDAFELSLEDAGPGPESSGVARFGPLHFERRARFEVADEDKQSRLRYQNLENDEDGTQTSPEPDGGAGTRDSGRTSIRSSQWSFSTISSSTQRSYNACCSVDPDRRGTGGGPLARCLQRHLLRARLPVAGPGSLPRDLHLLRGQGPPGLPVLLPALLREVSRRRQTAGSIVGAERPRAASSRP; from the exons ATGAGTGCCGCCCGGCCCCAGTTCAGCATCGATGACGCCTTCGAGCTGTCCCTGGAGGACGCGGGCCCTGGGCCTGAGTCCAGCGGGGTCGCCCGCTTCGGGCCGCTGCACTTCGAGCGCCGGGCCCGGTTCGAGGTGGCCGACGAGGACAAGCAGTCCCGGCTGCGCTACCAG AACCTGGAGAACGATGAGGATGGAACCCAGACCTCTCCGGAGCCGGATGGGGGAGCCGGCACCAG GGATTCTGGCCGAACATCCATCCGCAGCTCCCAGTGGTCCTTTAGCACCATCAGCAGTAGCACTCAGCGCTCCTACAATGCCTGCTGCAG TGTTGATCCTGACCGGCGTGGGACTGGAGGTGGCCCCCTCGCCAG GTGTCTCCAGCGCCATCTTCTTCGTGCCCGGCTTCCTGTTGCTGGTCCCGGGAG TCTACCACGTGACCTTCATCTACTGCGCGGTCAAGGGCCACCGGGGCTTCCAGTTCTTCTACCTGCCCTACTTCGAGAAGTGAGCAGGCGTCGGCAGACGGCGGGATCCATCGTCGGCGCCGAGAGGCCCCGCGCGGCCTCCTCGCGTCCCTAG
- the CABP4 gene encoding calcium-binding protein 4, which yields MATEQVRAQHGPDPPPGPQQPPVGVMASSSGAEGLPSTRRKSSKRTKGLRGSRKGTGSSGEQTLTQGPKALGGSEDPSRTGDGQEGPASRRQSHRHRPAPRHDPAQRTYGPLLNRIFGKDRELGPEELDELQAAFEEFDTDRDGYIGYRDLGECMRTLGYMPTEMELIEVSQHVKMRMGGRVDFEEFVEMMGPKLREETAHMLGVRELRIAFREFDRDRDGRITVAELRQAAPALLGEPLVGPELDEMLREVDLNGDGTVDFDEFVMMLSTR from the exons ATGGCCACAGAGCAGGTGAGGGCGCAGCATGGCCCAGACCCACCCCCCGGACCCCAGCAGCCCCCTGTGGGGGTCATGGCTTCCAGTAGTGGTGCTGAGGGGCTCCCCTCGACCAGGAGGAAAAGCAGCAAGAGGACGAAGGGGCTCCGAGGGTCCCGGAAGGGCACTGGCAGCTCTGGGGAGCAGACCCTCACGCAGGGCCCCAAGGCCCTGGGGGGCAGCGAGGACCCCTCCAGGACTGGAGATGGGCAGGAGGGGCCAGCCTCTCGTCGCCAGTCCCACCGGCATCGTCCTGCCCCCCGGCACGATCCTGCTCAGAGGACATACGGGCCCCTGCTCAACCGCATCTTTGGGAAG GACCGCGAGCTGGGCCCCGAGGAGCTGGATG AGCTTCAGGCTGCCTTCGAGGAGTTTGACACGGACCGCGATGGTTACATCGGCTACCGGGACCTGGGCGAGTGCATGCGGACACTGGGCTACATGCCCACGGAGATGGAGCTCATCGAGGTCTCCCAGCATGTCAAGATGCGAA TGGGTGGCCGCGTGGACTTCGAGGAGTTTGTGGAGATGATGGGCCCGAAGCTGAGGGAGGAGACGGCGCACATGCTGGGGGTGCGGGAGCTGCGCATCGCCTTCCGCGAG TTTGACAGGGATAGGGATGGGCGAATCACGGTGGCAGAGCTGCGACAGGCAGCACCGGCTCTGCTTGGGGAGCCACTGGTGGGTCCTGAGCTGGACGAGATGCTTCGAGAAGTGGACCTCAATGGGGACGGCACCGTAGATTTTGATG AGTTTGTGATGATGCTTTCTACCCGCTGA
- the TMEM134 gene encoding transmembrane protein 134 isoform X4, with protein MTPSSCPWRTRALGLSPAGSPASGRCTSSAGPGSRWPTRTSSPGCATRDSGRTSIRSSQWSFSTISSSTQRSYNACCSWTQHPLIQKNHRVVLASFLLLLLGLVLILTGVGLEVAPSPGVSSAIFFVPGFLLLVPGVYHVTFIYCAVKGHRGFQFFYLPYFEK; from the exons ATGACGCCTTCGAGCTGTCCCTGGAGGACGCGGGCCCTGGGCCTGAGTCCAGCGGGGTCGCCCGCTTCGGGCCGCTGCACTTCGAGCGCCGGGCCCGGTTCGAGGTGGCCGACGAGGACAAGCAGTCCCGGCTGCGCTACCAG GGATTCTGGCCGAACATCCATCCGCAGCTCCCAGTGGTCCTTTAGCACCATCAGCAGTAGCACTCAGCGCTCCTACAATGCCTGCTGCAG CTGGACTCAACACCCTTTGATCCAGAAGAACCACAGGGTAGTGCTGGCCTCCTTCCTGCTCCTCCTGCTGGGGCTGG TGTTGATCCTGACCGGCGTGGGACTGGAGGTGGCCCCCTCGCCAG GTGTCTCCAGCGCCATCTTCTTCGTGCCCGGCTTCCTGTTGCTGGTCCCGGGAG TCTACCACGTGACCTTCATCTACTGCGCGGTCAAGGGCCACCGGGGCTTCCAGTTCTTCTACCTGCCCTACTTCGAGAAGTGA
- the TMEM134 gene encoding transmembrane protein 134 isoform X5, translating into MSAARPQFSIDDAFELSLEDAGPGPESSGVARFGPLHFERRARFEVADEDKQSRLRYQNLENDEDGTQTSPEPDGGAGTRDSGRTSIRSSQWSFSTISSSTQRSYNACCSWTQHPLIQKNHRVVLASFLLLLLGLGPTDPAKLLKPGLLPLLSRQKLEVPRKP; encoded by the exons ATGAGTGCCGCCCGGCCCCAGTTCAGCATCGATGACGCCTTCGAGCTGTCCCTGGAGGACGCGGGCCCTGGGCCTGAGTCCAGCGGGGTCGCCCGCTTCGGGCCGCTGCACTTCGAGCGCCGGGCCCGGTTCGAGGTGGCCGACGAGGACAAGCAGTCCCGGCTGCGCTACCAG AACCTGGAGAACGATGAGGATGGAACCCAGACCTCTCCGGAGCCGGATGGGGGAGCCGGCACCAG GGATTCTGGCCGAACATCCATCCGCAGCTCCCAGTGGTCCTTTAGCACCATCAGCAGTAGCACTCAGCGCTCCTACAATGCCTGCTGCAG CTGGACTCAACACCCTTTGATCCAGAAGAACCACAGGGTAGTGCTGGCCTCCTTCCTGCTCCTCCTGCTGGGGCTGG GGCCTACAGATCCTGCCAAACTCCTCAAGCCTGGACTCTTGCCTCTCCTGTCTCGCCAAAAACTGGAAGTTCCTAGAAAGCCCTGA
- the GPR152 gene encoding probable G-protein coupled receptor 152, producing MDTAMEINLGAAGHGPRTELDDEDYPQGGWDTVFLVALLLLGLPANGLMAWLAGSQARQGAGTRLALLLLSLALSDFLFLAAAAFQILEIQHGGHWPLGTAACRFYYFLWGVSYSSGLFLLTALSLDRCLLVLCPRWYPGHRPARLPLWVCAGVWVLATLFSVPWLVFPEAAVWWYDLVICLDFWDSEELPLRMLEILGGFLPFLLLLVCHVLTQAATCRTCRRQPGSTACRGFARVAKTILSAYVVLRLPYQLAQLLYLAFLWDIYPGYLLWEALVYSDYLILLDSCLSPFLCLLASADLRALLHTVLSSFAAALCEERPGSFTPAEPQTQAASGDQTLPGPVAEAQPQVNPTAQPLLESAAQPQSDSLVQPQLNPRAQPQENHEAQPQPDAGAQPQASPEAQAPGALASSAPSPCDEASSAPSTDSTPEAPVNPAEPAASEGESPSSAPQEEAPGAGPT from the coding sequence ATGGACACTGCTATGGAAATCAACCTGGGTGCCGCTGGCCACGGGCCCCGCACAGAGCTCGACGATGAGGACTACCCCCAGGGTGGCTGGGACACGGTCTTCCTGGTGGCcctgctgctcctggggctgccagCCAATGGGCTCATGGCATGGCTGGCCGGCTCGCAGGCCCGGCAGGGAGCGGGCACGCGGCTCGCCCTGCTTCTGCTCAGCCTGGCCCTCTCTGACTTTTTGTTCCTGGCGGCAGCAGCCTTCCAGATCCTGGAGATCCAGCATGGAGGGCACTGGCCACTGGGGACGGCCGCCTGCCGCTTCTACTACTTCCTGTGGGGTGTGTCCTACTCCTCCGGCCTCTTCCTGCTGACAGCCCTCAGCCTGGACCGCTGCCTGCTTGTGCTGTGCCCTCGCTGGTACCCTGGGCACCGCCCAGCCCGCCTGCCCCTCTGGGTCTGTGCCGGGGTCTGGGTGCTGGCCACCCTTTTCAGTGTGCCCTGGCTGGTCTTCCCCGAGGCCGCCGTCTGGTGGTACGACCTGGTCATCTGCCTGGATTTCTGGGACAGCGAGGAGCTGCCGCTGCGGATGCTCGAGATCCTGGGGGGCTTCCTGCCTTTCCTCCTGCTGCTCGTCTGCCACGTGCTCACCCAGGCTGCCACCTGCAGAACCTGCCGCCGCCAGCCCGGCTCCACGGCCTGCCGAGGCTTTGCCCGCGTGGCCAAGACCATTTTGTCAGCCTATGTGGTCCTGAGGCTGCCCTACCAGCTGGCGCAGCTGCTGTACCTGGCCTTCCTGTGGGACATCTACCCCGGCTACCTGCTCTGGGAGGCCCTGGTCTACTCTGACTATCTGATCCTGCTCGACAGCTGCCTCAgtcccttcctctgcctcctggcCAGTGCCGACCTCCGGGCCCTGCTGCACACCGTGCTCTCCTCCTTTGCCGCAGCTCTCTGTGAGGAGCGGCCGGGCAGCTTCACTCCGGCTGAGCCACAGACCCAAGCGGCCTCTGGGGATCAGACTCTACCAGGGCCAGTGGCTGAGGCCCAGCCACAGGTGAACCCCACAGCCCAGCCACTGTTGGAGTCCGCGGCCCAGCCACAGTCAGACTCTCTGGTCCAGCCTCAGCTgaaccccagggcccagccccagGAGAACCACGAGGCCCAGCCCCAGCCGGATGCTGGGGCCCAGCCACAGGCAAGCCCTGAGGCCCAGGCCCCTGGAGCCCTGGCcagctcagcccccagcccctgtgaCGAagcctcctctgccccctccacGGATTCCACCCCAGAGGCCCCTGTGAACCCGGCCGAACCTGCTGCCTCTGAGGGAGAAAGCCCCAGCAGCGCCCCCCAGGAGGAGGCCCCGGGTGCAGGCCCCACGTGA
- the PTPRCAP gene encoding protein tyrosine phosphatase receptor type C-associated protein — protein MDLRCVLGLWTLLALPGALGSGRSAEDSPGSSSSVTVVLLLLLLLLLATGLALAWCRLSRDSGGYYHPARLGAALWGRTRRLLWASPPGRWLRAELGSPEEDPERQEDERDVEDDCDLGGGQEERESQEEGQRGEGPSPQQAPEPAEEAYDDDTEGGLGLGSQGPVGSGGSAEALLSELHAFAGSAAWDDSTRAAGSRGLHVTAL, from the exons ATG GACCTGCGCTGCGTCCTAGGGCTCTGGACACTGCTGGCCCTGCCAGGGGCCCTGGGCTCGGGCCGCAGCGCCGAGGACAGCCCGGGCTCCAGCTCCTCGGTCACCGtggtcctgctgctgctgctgcttctgctgctggcCACTGGCCTGGCGCTGGCCTGGTGCCGCCTGAGCCGGGACTCGGGGGGCTACTACCACCCGGCCCGCCTGGGCGCCGCGCTGTGGGGCCGCACTCGCCGCCTGCTCTGGGCCAGCCCGCCAGGCCGCTGGCTCCGGGCTGAGCTGGGGTCGCCAGAAGAGGACCCGGAGCGGCAGGAGGATGAGCGGGACGTGGAAGATGACTGCGACCTGGGTGGTGGCCAAGAGGAGCGTGAATCCCAGGAAGAGGGGCAGCGTGGAGAGGGGCCCAGCCCACAGCAGGCCCCGGAGCCGGCCGAGGAAGCCTATGACGATGACACCGAAGGGGGCCTGGGCCTCGGCTCCCAGGGGCCGGTGGGCTCCGGGGGCAGCGCCGAGGCCCTGCTGAGTGAGCTGCACGCCTTTGCTGGCAGCGCGGCCTGGGACGACAGCACTAGGgcagctgggagccggggcctcCATGTCACCGCACTGTAG
- the TMEM134 gene encoding transmembrane protein 134 isoform X3, whose amino-acid sequence MSAARPQFSIDDAFELSLEDAGPGPESSGVARFGPLHFERRARFEVADEDKQSRLRYQNLENDEDGTQTSPEPDGGAGTRSGPGILAEHPSAAPSGPLAPSAVALSAPTMPAAVLILTGVGLEVAPSPGVSSAIFFVPGFLLLVPGVYHVTFIYCAVKGHRGFQFFYLPYFEK is encoded by the exons ATGAGTGCCGCCCGGCCCCAGTTCAGCATCGATGACGCCTTCGAGCTGTCCCTGGAGGACGCGGGCCCTGGGCCTGAGTCCAGCGGGGTCGCCCGCTTCGGGCCGCTGCACTTCGAGCGCCGGGCCCGGTTCGAGGTGGCCGACGAGGACAAGCAGTCCCGGCTGCGCTACCAG AACCTGGAGAACGATGAGGATGGAACCCAGACCTCTCCGGAGCCGGATGGGGGAGCCGGCACCAGGTCAGGGCCAG GGATTCTGGCCGAACATCCATCCGCAGCTCCCAGTGGTCCTTTAGCACCATCAGCAGTAGCACTCAGCGCTCCTACAATGCCTGCTGCAG TGTTGATCCTGACCGGCGTGGGACTGGAGGTGGCCCCCTCGCCAG GTGTCTCCAGCGCCATCTTCTTCGTGCCCGGCTTCCTGTTGCTGGTCCCGGGAG TCTACCACGTGACCTTCATCTACTGCGCGGTCAAGGGCCACCGGGGCTTCCAGTTCTTCTACCTGCCCTACTTCGAGAAGTGA
- the CORO1B gene encoding coronin-1B — protein sequence MFRKVVRQSKFRHVFGQPVKNDQCYEDIRVSRVTWDSTFCAVNPKFLAVIVEASGGGAFLVLPLSKTGRIDKAYPTVCGHTGPVLDIDWCPHNDEVIASGSEDCTVMVWQIPENGLVSPLTEPVVVLEGHSKRVGIITWHPTARNVLLSAGCDNVVLIWNVGTAEELYRLDSLHPDLIYNVSWNRNGSLFCTACKDKSVRIVDPRRGTLVAEREKAHEGARPMRAIFLADGKVFTTGFSRMSERQLALWDPENFGEPMALQELDSSNGALLPFYDPDTNVVYVCGKGDSSIRYFEITDESPYIHFLNTFTSKEPQRGMGSMPKRGLEVSKCEIARFYKLHERKCEPIVMTVPRKSDLFQDDLYPDTAGPEAALEAEEWVSGRDANPILISLREAYVPSKQRDLKVNRRNVLSDSRPAAAPGSPRPGASTPAAFTSIAVPGGSLAGAGEAGKLEEVMQELRALRALVKEQGDRICRLEEQLGRVENGDA from the exons ATGTTCCGCAAAGTGGTTCGGCAGAGCAAATTCCGACATGTGTTCGGGCAGCCTGTCAAGAATGACCAGTGCTATGAGGACATTCGAGTGTCCCGTGTCACCTGGGACAGCACCTTCTGCGCCGTCAACCCCAAGTTCCTGGCAGTGATTGTGGAGGCCAGCGGTGGAGGCGCCTTCCTGGTGCTCCCCCTAAGCAAG ACCGGCCGCATTGACAAGGCCTACCCGACAGTGTGCGGACACACAGGACCTGTCCTGGACATTGACTGGTGTCCCCACAATGACGAAGTCATCGCCAGCGGCTCGGAGGACTGCACGGTCATG gtgTGGCAGATCCCGGAGAACGGGCTGGTCTCCCCTCTGACGGAGCCGGTGGTGGTGCTAGAGGGGCACAGCAAGCGAGTGGGCATCATCACCTGGCACCCGACGGCCCGCAACGTGCTGCTGAGCGCAG GCTGCGACAACGTGGTGCTCATCTGGAACGTGGGCACGGCGGAGGAGCTGTACCGCCTGGACAGCCTGCACCCCGACCTCATCTACAACGTCAGCTGGAACCGCAACGGCAGTCTCTTCTGCACCGCGTGCAAGGACAAGAGTGTGCGCATCGTTGACCCCCGCCGCGGGACTCTGGTGGCG GAGCGGGAGAAGGCTCACGAAGGGGCCCGGCCCATGCGGGCCATCTTCCTGGCAGACGGCAAGGTGTTCACCACGGGCTTCAGCCGCATGAGCGAGCGGCAGCTGGCGCTCTGGGACCCG GAAAACTTCGGGGAGCCCATGGCCCTGCAGGAGTTGGACTCTAGCAACGGGGCTCTGTTGCCCTTCTACGACCCTGACACCAACGTGGTCTACGTCTGCGGCAAG GGTGACTCCAGCATCCGGTACTTTGAGATCACAGACGAGTCCCCCTACATCCACTTCCTGAACACGTTCACCAGCAAAGAGCCCCAGAGGGGCATGGGCAGCATGCCCAAGAGGGGCTTGGAGGTCAGCAAGTGCGAGATTGCCCG GTTCTACAAACTGCACGAGCGCAAGTGTGAGCCCATTGTCATGACAGTGCCACGAAAG TCGGACCTCTTCCAGGATGATCTGTACCCCGACACAGCTGGGCCTGAGGCGGCCCTGGAGGCAGAGGAGTGGGTGAGCGGGCGGGATGCCAACCCCATCCTCATCTCCCTGCGGGAAGCCTACGTGCCCAGCAAACAGCGGGACCTGAAGGTCAACCGGCGCAACGTGTTATCAGACAGCCGGCCCGCCGCGGCCCCTGGCTCCCCCCGCCCGGGGGCCTCCACGCCTGCTGCCTTCACCAGTATTGCCGTCCCTGGCGGCAGCCTTGCCGGAGCCGGG GAGGCTGGGAAGCTGGAGGAGGTGATGCAGGAGCTGCGAGCACTGAGAGCGCTGGTCAAGGAGCAGGGGGATCGCATCTGCCGCCTGGAGGAGCAGCTCGGCCGCGTGGAAAATGGAGACGCCTAG
- the TMEM134 gene encoding transmembrane protein 134 isoform X1: MSAARPQFSIDDAFELSLEDAGPGPESSGVARFGPLHFERRARFEVADEDKQSRLRYQNLENDEDGTQTSPEPDGGAGTRDSGRTSIRSSQWSFSTISSSTQRSYNACCSWTQHPLIQKNHRVVLASFLLLLLGLVLILTGVGLEVAPSPGVSSAIFFVPGFLLLVPGVYHVTFIYCAVKGHRGFQFFYLPYFEK, encoded by the exons ATGAGTGCCGCCCGGCCCCAGTTCAGCATCGATGACGCCTTCGAGCTGTCCCTGGAGGACGCGGGCCCTGGGCCTGAGTCCAGCGGGGTCGCCCGCTTCGGGCCGCTGCACTTCGAGCGCCGGGCCCGGTTCGAGGTGGCCGACGAGGACAAGCAGTCCCGGCTGCGCTACCAG AACCTGGAGAACGATGAGGATGGAACCCAGACCTCTCCGGAGCCGGATGGGGGAGCCGGCACCAG GGATTCTGGCCGAACATCCATCCGCAGCTCCCAGTGGTCCTTTAGCACCATCAGCAGTAGCACTCAGCGCTCCTACAATGCCTGCTGCAG CTGGACTCAACACCCTTTGATCCAGAAGAACCACAGGGTAGTGCTGGCCTCCTTCCTGCTCCTCCTGCTGGGGCTGG TGTTGATCCTGACCGGCGTGGGACTGGAGGTGGCCCCCTCGCCAG GTGTCTCCAGCGCCATCTTCTTCGTGCCCGGCTTCCTGTTGCTGGTCCCGGGAG TCTACCACGTGACCTTCATCTACTGCGCGGTCAAGGGCCACCGGGGCTTCCAGTTCTTCTACCTGCCCTACTTCGAGAAGTGA